A single Crateriforma conspicua DNA region contains:
- a CDS encoding sulfatase family protein — MRIDVIVIGCFLVATFASAKEVEAGSNRPNIVVVLADDMGWGDSATYGHELIQTPNLDRLASQGVKFTQCYSACGVCSPSRAAILTGRTPYRNGVYRHLSGNHEAHLRSSEVTYPKLLQAVGYETCHVGKWHLNSRPQFNTAEYPQPDDHGYDYWMATHNNADPSHKNPTNFVRNGDAVGEIQGFSSLLVVQEATDWLKRIRDKAKPFALSVWFHEPHSPIATAPRFSKLYQGHANSTYMGNITQLDAALGDLMNALEEEGVAEDTLLIFSSDNGPVAAFGGTTGGLRGGKRSDHEGGIRVPGIARWPGMIQPGTVSDVPVIGTDIFATVLDVAGIPLPNDRTIDGVSMLPAFAGQPVQRKVPLFWRTHVSPPTDRVAMRIGDWKLVGDETLTKFQLYQIDEDWKEENDLSDRYPGKTEEMKEALFRVWEQIETEGPDQWWKNERQAPVRGGKVNY, encoded by the coding sequence ATGCGCATCGATGTGATCGTGATCGGCTGTTTCCTGGTGGCAACGTTCGCATCGGCCAAGGAAGTCGAAGCGGGATCGAATCGGCCCAATATTGTCGTGGTCCTAGCGGACGACATGGGATGGGGCGATTCCGCCACCTATGGTCATGAGCTGATTCAAACACCCAATCTTGACCGCTTGGCATCGCAGGGTGTGAAGTTCACGCAATGCTATTCGGCGTGTGGGGTTTGTTCGCCATCGCGCGCGGCAATTCTGACCGGGCGAACTCCGTATCGAAATGGTGTCTATCGCCACCTGTCCGGAAATCATGAAGCCCATTTGCGTTCCAGTGAGGTGACGTATCCGAAACTGCTGCAAGCGGTGGGCTACGAAACATGCCATGTTGGAAAATGGCATCTGAATTCAAGACCACAATTCAACACTGCAGAGTATCCGCAGCCTGACGACCATGGGTACGACTATTGGATGGCCACCCACAACAATGCGGATCCCAGCCACAAAAATCCGACCAACTTTGTCCGCAACGGAGATGCAGTGGGTGAGATCCAGGGGTTTTCCTCGTTGTTGGTTGTTCAGGAGGCCACCGATTGGTTGAAGAGAATCCGTGACAAGGCAAAACCATTCGCACTGTCGGTTTGGTTTCACGAGCCGCATTCGCCGATCGCTACTGCGCCGCGGTTTTCGAAGTTGTACCAGGGTCACGCAAACAGCACTTACATGGGGAACATCACTCAGCTTGATGCTGCGCTCGGGGACTTGATGAACGCACTGGAAGAAGAAGGTGTAGCAGAAGACACATTGCTAATCTTTTCGTCAGACAACGGGCCGGTTGCCGCGTTTGGTGGAACAACGGGTGGCTTGCGAGGCGGCAAGCGAAGTGATCACGAAGGAGGGATTCGCGTTCCGGGAATCGCGCGTTGGCCAGGTATGATTCAGCCCGGTACCGTTAGCGATGTTCCTGTCATTGGGACCGATATCTTTGCGACTGTGCTAGATGTGGCGGGAATTCCGCTGCCAAACGATCGTACGATCGATGGGGTTAGCATGCTTCCCGCATTCGCGGGGCAGCCAGTACAGCGAAAGGTTCCGTTGTTTTGGAGGACCCATGTGTCACCTCCCACTGATCGGGTCGCGATGCGAATTGGTGACTGGAAGCTGGTGGGTGATGAAACGCTGACAAAGTTTCAGCTGTATCAAATCGATGAAGATTGGAAAGAAGAAAATGACCTGTCGGATCGGTATCCTGGTAAAACCGAAGAGATGAAGGAGGCTCTGTTTCGTGTGTGGGAGCAGATCGAAACAGAAGGTCCTGATCAGTGGTGGAAGAACGAACGACAAGCGCCGGTCCGAGGCGGGAAAGTGAACTATTGA
- a CDS encoding 3-keto-disaccharide hydrolase — protein MLFDGSSFDAWKPFSFQWINPDDNQRQIQWKIVDGDAMQIEFEFDGKRRKQFLCTKQSFGDYRLHLEFQLPGEGSGNSGVFFGPLYELQIFNSSGKEKLGLGDCGAIYQIREPDVNAVRPPGVWQTIDLLYRAAKIGRNGFMAEKDAARVSIWLNSTLIHDDVKLSLRRNKYAAFSETPMSPIVLQEHGSPVKFRNIWLLESTSTPDQDQ, from the coding sequence GTGCTTTTCGACGGATCAAGCTTTGATGCATGGAAGCCATTTTCTTTCCAGTGGATCAATCCGGATGACAACCAGCGGCAGATCCAGTGGAAAATCGTTGATGGCGATGCGATGCAAATCGAATTTGAGTTCGATGGGAAACGTCGTAAACAGTTTCTGTGTACGAAGCAGTCATTCGGTGATTATCGATTGCACCTGGAGTTTCAGTTGCCCGGTGAAGGGTCAGGAAACAGCGGTGTCTTCTTTGGTCCGCTTTACGAACTGCAGATCTTCAACAGCTCTGGAAAAGAGAAGTTGGGTCTGGGTGATTGCGGAGCGATCTATCAGATTCGCGAACCCGACGTGAATGCCGTCCGGCCGCCCGGTGTTTGGCAGACCATTGACCTGCTTTACCGTGCTGCGAAGATCGGCAGGAATGGATTTATGGCCGAAAAGGATGCGGCGCGGGTATCCATCTGGCTGAACAGCACCCTGATCCACGATGACGTCAAGCTTTCCCTGCGGCGGAACAAGTACGCGGCCTTTTCAGAGACGCCAATGTCGCCCATTGTTTTGCAGGAGCACGGTTCCCCCGTCAAGTTTCGAAATATCTGGTTGCTGGAATCGACAAGCACGCCAGATCAGGACCAGTGA
- a CDS encoding alpha-L-fucosidase, which produces MIRNIFLLCCVFSFGILADSVAAQEIEPTWESLAEHYEVPQWFVDGKIGVWFHWGISSAADENRPNDGSHYGRRMYSPPPDGMADEEMGMSETLTKWHIERYGPLEEFGYEDLIPLFKAESWDPDAIVQFVKENGARFIMPVACHHDNFDMYDSSHPWNSVKMGPRRDTLKEWKAAARKHGLKFGVSTHLYWSPRFFANARKYQTPGTAEWALFNMDYDPQGYATQDSWNQHWYDRCWEIIEKYDPDMFNNDSPYPKIDGGNGLGIQLFTNYLNRDRRQNGGKQTVVLSFKDAKVDRSAFTYNLERGGAGEIKPEPWIWATDLSGGWFYRATAVNRMSIPVMVGNSVDAISKNGVVMLNIALKGDGTIPESQAEYLTAFGDFLKVNGQGIYGTRPWKVFGEGPLKIKDGRQGENRRDFSQQDIRFTTKDATLYAFVLARPTEDILIKTLSSNGLLDQSITGIRMLGSDEVIRWERSINGLTIRLPDEMPDSMVVGFALSLD; this is translated from the coding sequence ATGATTCGAAATATCTTTCTTCTTTGTTGTGTATTCAGTTTTGGGATCTTGGCGGATTCAGTCGCGGCCCAGGAAATCGAGCCGACTTGGGAATCGCTAGCAGAGCACTACGAGGTGCCACAGTGGTTTGTCGACGGGAAAATCGGCGTCTGGTTCCATTGGGGAATCTCATCGGCCGCCGACGAAAATCGGCCCAATGATGGATCGCACTATGGGCGTCGCATGTATTCGCCACCGCCTGATGGAATGGCCGACGAAGAGATGGGCATGAGTGAAACTTTGACAAAGTGGCACATTGAGCGATACGGGCCGTTGGAGGAGTTTGGCTACGAAGACCTGATTCCGCTGTTCAAGGCTGAGAGTTGGGATCCCGATGCGATCGTGCAGTTCGTCAAAGAAAACGGGGCCAGGTTCATCATGCCCGTTGCCTGTCACCACGACAACTTCGACATGTATGACTCCTCACACCCATGGAATTCGGTCAAGATGGGGCCGCGACGAGATACTTTGAAAGAATGGAAGGCTGCGGCACGGAAGCATGGACTTAAATTCGGCGTGTCGACGCATCTCTACTGGTCACCACGTTTTTTCGCGAATGCCAGGAAGTACCAAACGCCTGGGACCGCGGAGTGGGCTTTGTTCAACATGGACTACGATCCGCAGGGCTATGCGACGCAAGATAGCTGGAATCAGCATTGGTACGACCGGTGTTGGGAGATTATCGAAAAATATGATCCGGACATGTTCAATAACGATTCGCCGTATCCGAAGATCGATGGGGGCAACGGTTTAGGGATCCAGTTGTTTACAAACTACTTGAATCGTGATCGACGACAAAACGGCGGGAAGCAGACCGTCGTGCTGTCGTTTAAAGACGCGAAAGTGGATCGATCGGCATTTACATACAACCTGGAACGTGGTGGTGCAGGGGAGATCAAACCGGAGCCATGGATTTGGGCGACTGATTTATCAGGCGGATGGTTCTATCGAGCGACCGCTGTAAACCGGATGAGCATCCCGGTCATGGTTGGTAATTCGGTGGACGCGATCAGCAAGAACGGCGTGGTGATGTTGAACATCGCATTAAAGGGTGATGGCACTATCCCGGAAAGCCAAGCAGAATATTTGACCGCATTCGGTGACTTTCTAAAAGTCAATGGGCAAGGGATTTACGGCACACGACCCTGGAAGGTCTTCGGTGAGGGTCCGTTAAAGATCAAAGACGGGCGTCAGGGCGAGAACCGACGGGACTTCTCTCAGCAAGATATACGCTTCACCACGAAAGACGCGACATTGTATGCATTTGTGCTGGCGCGTCCGACGGAAGATATTTTGATCAAAACGCTTTCCAGTAACGGTCTATTGGATCAGTCCATCACCGGAATAAGGATGCTGGGCAGCGATGAAGTCATTCGGTGGGAGCGTTCGATCAACGGGCTGACAATTCGTTTGCCCGATGAAATGCCGGACTCCATGGTGGTTGGGTTCGCCCTGAGTCTAGATTGA
- a CDS encoding sulfatase family protein — MKIDFESDQRIRFCLAACLLVIVLGYSGVSRADSSRPNIILLLADDLGYGDLSCFGSPAVRTPNIDRLAEQGRKFTHFYAASAVCSPTRASVLTGRYPLRFGITKHFNDVNRWLPESAITIAELLSRAGYHTAHVGKWHLGGLHVDDTGKRLKDQPGPRQHGFDHFQTQIEQQPLRGQMGRDKTLFRQGGTVLMRDGRRISKNDPYHSKHFTDSNGDYAVQMIEQFAKDANPFFLNVWWLVPHKPYEPASDPHWNATAAEGISDDQHRFRSMVAHMDSKVGAIMDKLDQLGIADNTMVLFTSDNGAAFEGHIGDLKGGKTDLHDGGLRVPMIVRWPEKIPAGQSDAFGHTNDLLPTFCEAAGVDLSHHQETLDGLSLLSHMMGQDPPTAEQRGTVFWQLDLYRNIQRHYPKPKPYATEVVKRGRWKMLAYHGTPVELFDVQADPNEQQNLLAEHSDLAASLASELEQWLNAPRVSQNRQGH; from the coding sequence ATGAAGATCGATTTTGAATCAGATCAAAGGATACGCTTTTGCTTGGCAGCGTGTCTGCTGGTCATTGTTTTGGGGTATTCCGGTGTTTCGCGTGCCGATTCGTCGCGGCCCAATATCATCTTGCTGTTGGCCGACGATTTGGGATACGGCGACCTTTCTTGTTTCGGTAGTCCCGCCGTGCGGACACCAAACATTGATCGTTTGGCGGAACAAGGAAGGAAGTTCACCCACTTTTACGCGGCATCCGCGGTTTGTTCACCGACGCGTGCTTCCGTGTTGACTGGTCGGTATCCCCTGCGTTTTGGAATTACGAAACACTTCAACGATGTCAATCGATGGTTGCCCGAATCGGCGATCACGATTGCCGAACTGTTGTCACGCGCGGGCTATCACACAGCGCATGTGGGGAAGTGGCACCTGGGGGGATTGCATGTGGATGACACGGGAAAACGTTTGAAAGATCAACCAGGGCCGCGTCAGCACGGTTTTGATCACTTTCAAACCCAAATCGAGCAGCAGCCGTTGCGAGGCCAAATGGGGCGAGACAAAACACTGTTTCGACAGGGGGGGACGGTGCTGATGCGCGATGGTCGGCGTATCTCCAAAAATGATCCCTATCATTCAAAGCACTTTACCGATTCCAATGGTGACTATGCGGTTCAGATGATCGAACAGTTCGCCAAGGACGCAAATCCATTCTTTCTGAATGTGTGGTGGTTGGTACCGCACAAACCCTACGAGCCCGCCTCAGATCCGCATTGGAACGCCACTGCCGCAGAGGGAATTTCTGATGACCAGCACCGATTTCGATCCATGGTCGCCCACATGGATAGCAAGGTCGGTGCGATCATGGACAAACTTGATCAATTGGGAATCGCGGACAACACGATGGTGTTGTTCACAAGTGACAACGGGGCAGCCTTTGAAGGCCACATCGGCGATTTGAAGGGTGGAAAGACGGATCTGCATGATGGCGGGCTGCGTGTGCCGATGATCGTGCGGTGGCCAGAGAAGATTCCGGCCGGTCAATCTGATGCCTTTGGTCACACCAATGATTTGTTGCCCACCTTCTGTGAAGCGGCAGGAGTCGACCTATCACATCATCAGGAAACACTGGACGGACTCAGTCTGTTATCACACATGATGGGCCAAGACCCGCCGACCGCGGAGCAACGGGGGACGGTGTTTTGGCAGTTGGACCTTTATCGAAACATCCAACGCCACTACCCCAAACCCAAGCCCTATGCGACCGAGGTGGTGAAGCGAGGGAGGTGGAAAATGCTTGCTTATCATGGAACGCCTGTCGAGCTGTTTGATGTGCAGGCGGACCCGAACGAGCAACAAAATTTGCTGGCGGAGCACTCTGACCTGGCCGCATCGTTGGCATCAGAGCTTGAACAGTGGCTCAACGCGCCCCGGGTTTCTCAAAATCGGCAAGGTCACTGA
- a CDS encoding alpha-L-fucosidase, producing MTNKSAILAVFVLLGNCGAGGGICGEPTARPNVVFIFADDMGYGEIEALNPERSKIPTPALNQLAAEGKVFTDAHTSSSVCSPSRYSLLTGRYSWRSRLQRGVLTGGGEPLIADDRVTLASLFRRQGYQTAIFGKWHLEYHYQVPEGLKNVQPNQAESRYAAPVPVGTHIPDGPITRGFDTFLGFHHSRSMSSLVRDDRIIEEIDVVEMLPRLTEEVVQYIDAHASDSESGKPFFLYLPLNSPHSPIVPAAEWEGKGGMGPYSDFVAQTDGAVAEVLKALERNHLSDDTIVIFSTDNGTSRIAKIPDLQAQGHFPSADFRGSKADLWEGGHRVPFIVRWPGVIKPSSTSDQLVCLTDIMATFAEYFSVDLSDDVAEDSISFLNAMLDRPGKNVRTSVVHHSIAGHFSIRQGGWKLLLAPGSGGWTAPVGVAAIKAGLPEMQLYRINEDFGERHNVIEQYPDKAKELLTLLESYVAKGRSTPGQPQSNDAEIDLWKKTNWQPKRKKNAKSELVVSNAAKTGVAATGPMKRPYDGSWEALQKMPVPEWFDDGKIGIFIHWGPYSEVGYRKGSRGYAEHVPKLLYEDPGHYYPYMQERWGEKPPEFGYKDIVPEFKAEKWDPDQWAQLFEEVGAKYVVFTAEHHDGWANWDSDLTPWNAVEMGPKRDLVGDLGKALRQHGLKYAPSYHRERHTGFFAQEKYVVHSEPREDIAEEIRRMPQAASLYGPFSYSKAFVDDYVARWKEIQEKYHPDMLWVDDFPIYTRDGNQVRSGRMKPEIKYLDDQMRRMITDFMNDAADRGQQVYCNNKGGNPNWPAGVGCLEKDNLKLKVIGPKWQSCTTFGSSFGYLEGDRYRTVESVIHELVEVVSRNGNFLINIGPKGDGTLVPEQVERLRAMGQWLKINGDAIYGSRYWKVSDQGDERLVFTTKGNNLYAIKMEEPSEPFKIVGTAGWKSDEVRSVRLLGADANVSWSMTPQGLRIVPPDDSGISRYAWAFEIVTIRNQHVPNVIQNDADEALKGTRKVDLEGHDLSEIQNLPGTSVVIETANSPEGFQKLVPKVCDAVITTNHMTSNDPVALLTDGKLEEGFGPVFKNGVRNGAYKLDLGAVHSISSITSWSHNQRGFRGHQRIALFGSDASTDPGWDLRQFVPLGKIDTSGQAIGKFTAASLRSSDETTLGKFRWIVWAVAPITTTGGGENTAFQELSVEFE from the coding sequence ATGACGAATAAGTCGGCGATTTTGGCGGTTTTTGTGCTTCTTGGGAACTGCGGTGCCGGTGGAGGCATTTGTGGTGAGCCAACCGCGCGGCCCAATGTGGTCTTCATCTTTGCAGATGATATGGGCTATGGGGAAATCGAAGCACTGAACCCGGAACGCAGTAAGATCCCGACGCCCGCTTTGAATCAATTGGCGGCAGAGGGAAAAGTCTTTACCGATGCGCATACCAGTTCATCGGTGTGCTCGCCATCGCGGTATTCCTTGCTGACCGGGCGATACAGTTGGCGATCGCGTTTGCAGCGTGGCGTCTTGACCGGTGGCGGAGAGCCACTGATCGCAGATGATCGTGTCACCCTTGCGTCGCTGTTTCGCCGACAAGGATATCAAACCGCCATTTTCGGAAAATGGCATCTGGAATATCACTATCAAGTTCCTGAGGGCCTGAAGAACGTCCAGCCCAATCAGGCCGAAAGTCGATACGCTGCTCCGGTTCCCGTCGGGACGCACATTCCTGACGGTCCTATCACACGCGGGTTCGATACATTTCTTGGTTTTCATCATTCAAGATCGATGAGCAGCCTGGTCCGCGACGACCGAATCATCGAAGAGATTGATGTCGTCGAGATGTTGCCGAGATTAACCGAAGAGGTCGTTCAGTATATCGATGCGCACGCGTCGGATTCTGAATCTGGGAAGCCGTTCTTTTTGTACCTTCCTTTAAATTCGCCGCATTCACCGATCGTGCCCGCCGCAGAATGGGAAGGCAAAGGCGGCATGGGGCCATACAGCGATTTTGTGGCGCAGACGGACGGTGCGGTGGCGGAAGTCTTGAAGGCTTTGGAACGCAATCACCTAAGCGACGACACGATTGTCATTTTTAGCACGGACAACGGAACCTCACGCATCGCAAAGATTCCGGATCTACAGGCTCAAGGTCACTTTCCTAGTGCCGATTTTCGGGGATCGAAAGCTGATCTATGGGAAGGCGGACACCGCGTGCCATTCATCGTTCGATGGCCCGGAGTCATCAAACCGTCGTCGACATCAGATCAATTGGTTTGTTTGACGGACATCATGGCCACCTTTGCTGAATACTTCTCCGTGGATCTATCGGACGACGTGGCAGAAGACAGTATCAGCTTCCTGAACGCAATGTTGGACCGTCCGGGAAAAAATGTACGCACATCGGTGGTGCATCATTCGATTGCGGGACACTTTTCGATTCGGCAGGGTGGCTGGAAATTGCTGCTCGCGCCTGGTTCGGGTGGCTGGACCGCTCCGGTCGGAGTGGCCGCGATCAAAGCCGGTCTACCGGAAATGCAACTCTACCGCATTAACGAAGATTTCGGCGAACGCCACAATGTTATCGAACAGTATCCGGACAAAGCCAAGGAACTCCTGACGCTACTTGAGTCTTACGTCGCAAAGGGACGCAGTACTCCAGGTCAGCCGCAGTCCAATGACGCAGAAATTGATCTCTGGAAAAAGACAAATTGGCAACCCAAACGCAAGAAGAATGCGAAATCCGAATTGGTTGTCTCGAACGCGGCAAAGACAGGTGTCGCTGCAACGGGGCCGATGAAGCGTCCGTACGATGGATCTTGGGAAGCGTTACAGAAAATGCCTGTTCCAGAGTGGTTCGACGATGGGAAAATTGGAATTTTTATCCATTGGGGACCCTACAGTGAAGTCGGTTATCGCAAAGGAAGTCGGGGCTATGCGGAACATGTTCCGAAGTTGCTGTACGAGGACCCAGGGCATTATTACCCCTACATGCAAGAACGATGGGGGGAAAAACCTCCGGAGTTTGGATACAAGGACATTGTCCCAGAGTTCAAAGCGGAAAAGTGGGACCCAGACCAATGGGCCCAGCTCTTTGAAGAAGTCGGCGCAAAATACGTGGTTTTCACCGCAGAGCATCATGACGGATGGGCAAACTGGGATTCGGATCTGACGCCCTGGAATGCTGTCGAAATGGGGCCGAAGCGAGATTTGGTTGGTGATCTTGGCAAAGCGCTGCGTCAACATGGGTTGAAATACGCTCCCTCGTATCATCGCGAGCGACACACCGGGTTCTTTGCACAAGAGAAGTATGTCGTTCACAGTGAGCCACGTGAGGATATTGCCGAAGAAATACGGCGAATGCCCCAGGCTGCGTCGTTATACGGTCCGTTTTCCTACAGCAAGGCGTTTGTGGACGACTACGTTGCAAGGTGGAAGGAGATCCAAGAAAAGTATCACCCAGATATGTTGTGGGTTGATGACTTTCCGATCTACACGCGTGATGGGAACCAAGTTCGTAGCGGGAGGATGAAGCCGGAAATCAAGTACCTCGACGATCAGATGCGTCGCATGATCACTGATTTCATGAATGACGCCGCGGACCGTGGGCAGCAAGTGTATTGCAACAACAAGGGTGGCAATCCGAATTGGCCTGCCGGCGTGGGATGTTTGGAAAAGGACAACCTGAAGCTAAAGGTGATCGGGCCGAAATGGCAAAGCTGCACCACGTTCGGTTCTTCCTTTGGATATTTGGAAGGGGATCGTTATCGAACGGTTGAAAGCGTCATCCATGAATTGGTCGAGGTGGTCAGCCGGAACGGGAACTTTTTGATCAATATCGGACCCAAGGGTGATGGGACGCTGGTTCCCGAACAGGTCGAGCGTCTTCGGGCGATGGGGCAGTGGCTAAAAATTAATGGAGATGCAATCTATGGCTCGCGATACTGGAAGGTCAGTGATCAAGGAGACGAACGTCTGGTATTTACGACGAAGGGGAACAATCTTTATGCCATCAAGATGGAGGAACCTTCGGAACCTTTCAAGATCGTGGGGACCGCAGGCTGGAAGTCCGATGAAGTGCGGTCGGTGCGTTTGCTCGGTGCCGATGCGAATGTGTCCTGGAGCATGACGCCCCAGGGGTTGAGAATCGTTCCGCCAGATGATTCTGGGATCAGTCGATACGCATGGGCATTTGAAATCGTTACCATCCGCAACCAGCATGTTCCCAATGTCATTCAAAATGACGCGGATGAAGCGTTGAAGGGGACAAGGAAAGTCGATCTGGAAGGCCATGATCTATCGGAAATTCAAAATCTTCCGGGGACATCGGTTGTGATCGAGACGGCGAATAGCCCAGAAGGCTTTCAAAAACTCGTTCCAAAGGTCTGTGATGCGGTGATCACAACGAATCACATGACGAGCAACGACCCGGTGGCTTTATTGACAGATGGCAAGCTAGAGGAAGGGTTTGGACCCGTTTTCAAGAACGGAGTGCGCAACGGGGCGTACAAGTTGGATCTTGGGGCCGTGCATTCCATTTCGTCGATTACGAGTTGGTCGCACAACCAGCGTGGCTTTCGTGGGCATCAACGTATCGCACTGTTTGGCAGTGACGCCTCGACCGATCCGGGTTGGGATCTCCGTCAATTTGTCCCGCTGGGGAAGATCGATACGTCAGGCCAAGCCATCGGAAAGTTCACCGCCGCGTCACTGCGTTCGTCCGACGAAACGACGCTCGGAAAGTTCCGCTGGATCGTCTGGGCGGTCGCACCGATCACGACGACTGGCGGAGGGGAAAACACTGCCTTTCAGGAACTGTCCGTTGAGTTTGAATAA
- a CDS encoding arylsulfatase, whose protein sequence is MAPRMIVIIFLLLTHLGIPARAGIPMDPPNVILVMTDDQGYGDLSCHGNPILQTPNLDTLYRESIRFTDFHVSPFCTPTRASLMTGNYAGYTGAFRTSSGRTMMHRDQKTLGDLFSSAGYATAMIGKWHLGDNAPHRPQDRGFQHVVWHRCGGVGQASDYWGNDYFDDVYERNGNFEKFDGYCTDVWFQEGLRFIEDNQDKRFFLYLATNAPHGPYRVDQKWAEPYARRKDVANANFYGMIANIDHNMGRLRDRLVELGLNENTILIFMTDNGTAAGGSFRGLDSEPSRGYNAGMRGKKSSLYDGGHRVPFFMHWPKGRLVGGRDIDTLAAHLDVLPTLADLCGIPIPDDIRTDGTSLVPLLRGSVEPWPRDHLVEQFLGGAYAKEFPPQPFHFSVVMTERWRLVNSGGERLFDIQADPAQRTDLAKMHPDVIAKLRTKYQKYWNTISPRLTPVRIDIGSDAENPTILCSQDWRMASGNPPWNFNAIKRLPKVTGPWMLRVKKAGRYRITLRQFPKQTNKPVVGELARIEIAGMVKELPVKSDRLKVVFELGLPAGPTELTTYLFDENGEAGGAYFTEVKAL, encoded by the coding sequence ATGGCGCCTCGAATGATCGTGATCATCTTTCTGCTGCTGACCCATCTCGGTATTCCGGCCCGCGCGGGTATCCCAATGGACCCACCGAACGTTATACTCGTCATGACGGATGACCAAGGTTATGGCGATCTGTCATGCCATGGCAATCCGATTCTTCAAACGCCGAATCTCGATACGCTGTATCGCGAATCGATTCGTTTCACGGATTTCCACGTCAGTCCCTTTTGCACGCCGACGCGTGCATCGCTGATGACTGGCAACTATGCGGGGTACACCGGTGCGTTTCGAACCAGTTCGGGACGCACGATGATGCACCGGGATCAGAAGACGCTCGGTGACTTGTTTTCAAGTGCAGGCTATGCCACAGCGATGATTGGCAAATGGCATCTCGGCGACAACGCGCCGCATCGCCCGCAGGACCGCGGTTTCCAGCATGTGGTGTGGCACCGGTGTGGTGGCGTGGGGCAAGCATCGGATTATTGGGGCAACGACTATTTCGACGATGTCTACGAACGCAACGGTAACTTTGAAAAGTTCGACGGCTATTGCACGGATGTTTGGTTCCAAGAAGGGCTTCGCTTCATCGAAGACAACCAAGACAAGCGGTTTTTTCTCTATCTAGCAACGAATGCACCGCATGGACCCTATCGTGTGGACCAAAAGTGGGCCGAGCCCTATGCGAGGCGAAAAGACGTTGCCAATGCGAATTTCTACGGAATGATCGCCAACATTGATCACAATATGGGGCGACTGCGAGACCGGCTTGTGGAGCTCGGTTTGAATGAGAATACGATACTGATCTTCATGACCGACAACGGGACGGCCGCGGGTGGGAGTTTTCGCGGATTGGATTCGGAGCCAAGTCGGGGATACAACGCCGGGATGCGAGGCAAGAAATCATCGCTTTACGACGGTGGCCATCGTGTCCCATTTTTTATGCATTGGCCGAAAGGGAGGCTGGTCGGAGGAAGGGATATCGATACTTTGGCCGCGCACCTTGATGTGCTGCCCACGCTGGCGGATCTGTGCGGGATTCCAATACCCGACGATATCCGGACCGATGGGACTTCGCTGGTTCCATTATTGCGGGGCTCTGTCGAACCATGGCCGCGTGACCACCTGGTGGAACAGTTCCTCGGTGGAGCGTATGCGAAGGAATTTCCGCCTCAGCCATTTCACTTTAGCGTTGTGATGACGGAACGCTGGCGGCTGGTGAATTCCGGCGGTGAACGCCTCTTTGACATACAGGCGGATCCTGCGCAGCGAACGGATCTGGCAAAGATGCATCCTGATGTCATCGCAAAACTACGAACGAAGTATCAAAAGTACTGGAATACGATATCGCCCCGGTTGACGCCGGTTAGGATTGACATCGGAAGTGATGCTGAGAATCCGACGATACTTTGTTCCCAGGATTGGCGAATGGCCAGCGGAAACCCGCCCTGGAATTTCAATGCAATCAAGCGATTGCCCAAGGTCACCGGGCCATGGATGCTGAGGGTGAAGAAGGCCGGACGTTATCGGATCACGCTTCGCCAATTTCCGAAGCAGACGAACAAGCCTGTCGTGGGTGAACTCGCGAGGATTGAAATTGCGGGCATGGTCAAGGAGTTGCCCGTCAAATCGGATCGCTTGAAAGTCGTTTTTGAGCTGGGTCTTCCGGCGGGTCCCACAGAATTGACAACCTATCTGTTTGATGAAAACGGTGAAGCCGGCGGTGCCTACTTCACCGAGGTAAAGGCGCTTTGA